One window of Dyadobacter sandarakinus genomic DNA carries:
- a CDS encoding metallophosphoesterase family protein: MKILHTADWHIGKRLDSFSRLEEQKLVLDEICMIAESEAVDAVVIAGDLFDNFNPSSEATELLYSTLHRLSANGSRAVIAIAGNHDSPERIQVPDALARVCGIIFVGFPNAEIIPFCTREKVEVLRSAKGFIELKLPNTPVPLRILHTPYANEQRLKAFLGMEDSEEALRLHLQEHWQQLSDLYLDDQGFNMLITHLYVMKNGGPMPEEPDDERPILHVGGAQAVFTENFPKAVHYIALGHLHRYQVVDKNPAPAVYSSSPLAYSFSEANQNKYVVILEAKAGRLINYQPRLLERGKKLRRKSFDDIEEAISWLGEHRDDLIELTIVSDNYLEAADKKRLNEAHSGIVQIIPRIKKSELAEEVGDIDLSLSMEKLFQEYFKTKNKGQEPSTGLLSVFREVLGTDDE, translated from the coding sequence TCACACGGCCGACTGGCACATTGGCAAGCGCCTCGACAGCTTTTCAAGGCTTGAAGAACAAAAGCTGGTCCTGGATGAAATATGTATGATTGCCGAATCGGAGGCAGTAGATGCTGTTGTCATTGCGGGTGACCTTTTTGATAATTTCAATCCCTCGTCCGAAGCTACCGAACTGTTGTACAGCACGCTGCACCGGCTTTCTGCAAACGGCAGCCGCGCGGTTATCGCCATTGCGGGCAACCATGATTCTCCCGAGCGTATTCAGGTACCCGATGCGCTCGCACGTGTGTGCGGGATCATATTTGTCGGTTTTCCCAATGCAGAAATAATCCCGTTTTGTACCCGTGAAAAGGTAGAGGTACTGCGTTCGGCCAAAGGTTTTATTGAATTAAAGCTCCCCAACACTCCTGTACCGCTCCGGATACTGCATACACCTTATGCCAACGAGCAGCGCCTGAAAGCATTTCTCGGTATGGAAGACTCAGAAGAAGCCTTACGGCTGCATTTGCAGGAGCACTGGCAGCAGCTCTCGGACCTGTACCTGGACGATCAGGGTTTCAATATGCTCATTACGCATTTGTATGTCATGAAAAATGGCGGCCCCATGCCCGAAGAGCCTGATGACGAGCGCCCTATCCTCCATGTAGGAGGAGCACAGGCGGTTTTTACCGAGAACTTCCCGAAAGCAGTTCATTACATTGCCCTCGGACATTTGCACCGATACCAGGTAGTAGACAAAAATCCGGCACCGGCGGTGTATTCCAGCAGTCCGCTTGCATATAGTTTTTCCGAAGCCAACCAGAACAAGTATGTGGTTATACTGGAGGCTAAGGCCGGCAGGCTGATAAACTACCAGCCAAGGCTGCTTGAAAGAGGCAAAAAGCTGAGACGAAAAAGCTTTGATGACATTGAGGAAGCTATCAGCTGGCTCGGCGAGCATCGCGATGATCTGATAGAGCTGACCATCGTGTCTGACAACTACCTGGAAGCAGCCGACAAGAAGCGGCTCAATGAAGCGCACTCCGGCATTGTACAGATCATACCACGGATCAAAAAAAGTGAGCTCGCTGAGGAAGTGGGCGACATTGACCTCTCGCTTAGTATGGAGAAGTTGTTCCAGGAATATTTTAAAACCAAAAACAAAGGCCAGGAACCATCCACAGGCTTGTTGTCGGTTTTCAGGGAAGTTTTGGGGACAGATGATGAGTAG